TCGCCACCGTCATCACGCGGGGATTGCTGCGCCAGCTGGGCGGCGAACCGGCGTATGCGGCCTCGATTGCCGGACGCATCGCGCTCGGGGAACTGGCCATCGACGTGCATACGCGCCACGGCGACGACAGCAGCCTGCTGTTCGCCATCAAGACCATGCGCGACAACCTGGCCGCCATCGTCGGCAAGGTGCGCCACGGTACGGAAAGCATCGCCACGGCCTCGACCGAGATCGCTACCGGCAACCGCGACCTGTCGCAGCGCACGGAGCAGCAGGCCGGTTCGCTCGAGGAAGTGGCGTCATCGATGGAAGAACTGATATCCGCCGTGCGCCAGAATGCGGACAATGCCCAGCAGGCGAACCACCTGGCGCGCGAAGCGTCGAAGGTGTCGGAGCAGGGCGGCAAGGCCGTGGCCGAAGTGGTGCACACCATGGGTCTCATCAATGCCTCGTCGAACAAGATCGTCGACATCATCGGCGTGATCGACAGCATCGCCTTCCAGACGAACATCCTGGCCCTGAACGCGGCCGTGGAAGCGGCGCGCGCGGGCGAGCAGGGGCGCGGTTTCGCCGTGGTGGCAACGGAAGTGCGCAACCTGGCGCAGCGCTCGAGCGCGGCCGCGCGCGAAATCAAGGCCCTGATTGACGATTCCGTCAGCAAGGTGGGCACGGGCACGGTGCTCGTCGAGCAGGCGGGCGCCACCATGCATGAGGTGGTGGCCGGCATCGGCCGGGTGACGGGCATCATGGCCGAGATCAGCCATGCCACGCAGGAGCAGGGCGCCGGCATCGAGCAAGTCAACCGCGCCATCGTCGACATGGACCGCGTGACCCAGCAAAATGCAGCCCTGGTCGAGCAGGCGGCGGCCGCCGCGCACGAATTGCAGCAGCAGGCGGCGCAGCTGGAACAGGAAGTGGGCATTTTTAAATTGGCCCCGCCGGCGAACGGCCCTTTGCGCCTGGCGGCCTGACGCCGATGGCACGGCGGCACGGCGCGCCGGCAGCCATGCGCCAATAGTCGTATTCCGCGCTACAATGAGCGCTGGATCACCGCCAGGACTACTCATGCAAGTGCGCAGCAGCCATGATCTATCCAGCCCGGACGACGACAAGCCGGCGCCGCCCGTGCTGCAGCTGGCCCTTGCCGGTCTCGGCTGGGGCTTGCTCACCTGCATGCTGTGCTTTGCGATCCTGTTCCTCACCAAATGGCTGCTGCCGCCCGAATACTGGGGCGCGCACACGGGCCTGTCCAAGTTCAAGCGCGAAATGTCGCTGCCGCTGCTGGTGTTCTGGGTCGTCATCTATTCTCCCATCCTGGAAACGTTTCTCGGCCAGCTGCTGCCGCTGGAAATCCTCAAGCGCCTGGGCGCCAGCCGCCAGCTGAGCATTTTTATCGGCGCCATCCTGTGGGCCATCGTGCATTTCATCAGCGGCGGCTTGCTGCACGCCATCGTCGCGCTGGGTTCGGGCGCCATGTTCAGCTTTGTCTACCTGCGCTACCGCGCACCCACTGTGGCCGTGGCCTACGCGACAACGACCTTTTCCCGCGCCTGCAACAACATCGCCATCCTTGTCGCGGTGTTTTACGGCCTCGACGCGTAGACGCCTTCCAAAACCTGCTGCGCAGCATCGCGCAGCTGCCGCCGCAGGAAGCGCTGACGGCGGCCCTGCGCGACGACTGGGTGCGGCCCCTGTACATGGGCTTGCACCAGCCCCAGGCGCAGGAGTGCGCGGCGCGGCTGGCGCAGGCCGACGCCGCCGTCATCGCGCGCCTGCTGGGGCAATTCGACTGGCGCAGCCGCACGGCGGGCGCCTACCTGGCCGCATTGACCGGGCAGGGCGCCTTCACGGACCAGCTGGGCGGCCTGCTGCTGGCCAGCGAGGTCTGCTACGCGGGCAGCGCGTATTGCCTGGCGCTGGCCGTTTTCGACACGCCCGCCAGCCGCGACTACCTGCACCGCTATCTGGAACATTACCTGCGCCAGCCGCAGTTGTACTTTGATCAGGAACAAGCCATGGCTGTCATCGCCTGGCTCGATGGTCAGCACGGCCGGGATGAGGCGGCGCGCCACGCGCCAGCCTGGGCCGTTTTCGCGGCCAGCCGGCCGGGTCTGGCGCTGGACGATGCGCTCGCGGCGTTTGCGGCCAGTATGGACCGCTTGCGCGCCCTGCAAGCTCTGAGGGCGCCCGCTAAGTAATCCTCAGGAAATTCTTGTGAAGTTTTGCAAGTCAGAAATCACAATAATTTCTTGGGGGTTAGTTACTTAGCATCGCTCCAGCCGCCGACGTCCCATCCCCACGCCGTACGGCCACTCCCTCCCCACATCCCGCTTTCATGACATTTGCGTGACAAATGGCAGTGTTTCCCCGCCTGATCTGTCACTGCAGGGTGCATGCCGAAGCTGCCTTTCGACGCGGCACGACTTTGTCTTCCATGCCGGCTTGCGCTGGCATATCCACGCGTGATTTTTTTAAGTTTAACGACAGGAAACTGCAATATGACTAAGAAATTTGAATCCGCCGCCTTCGCGCAATCTTCCGAAGCGGCCGGCGTGTCCGCCATTGACGCCTATCTGAACAGCCTGGCGGCCCCGCAGCGTTTCGTGGGCACGGCGAACGCCGATGTACTCACCGGCACCACGGGCGCGGACGTGCTCGAAGGACTGGCGGGCGACGACACGTATTACGTCAACCATAGCGGCGACGTGGTCGTCGAGCTGGCCAACGGCGGCACCGATACCGTGTACACCAGCGTCAACTACACGGTGGCCGAGAACGTCGAGAACGTCCACCTGACCGCCGCAGGTCTGACGGTGACGGGCAGCGCCACGACCAACAACATCTTTTACGTCGATGTCCCTGGCGGGCACGTGATTGATGGCGGCAGCACGGGCAACGTGGTCAACTACGGCGGCGCAAGCGCGGGAGTGACGGCTGTCTTTGCGCCTGCGGACGGCCCACTAGTGGCGCGTCCTGGCGCTGACGTAGTGAGGAATGTGGCCAGCATCGTCGGCAGCAAGTTCAATGATGTGCTGACCGGCAACGAACTCAGGAATTTCCTTGCCGGCGGTTATGGAAATGACATTTTGCAGGGCGGCAAAGGCGACGATGGCCTGTTCGGCGCGATGGGTGACGATACCTACATTTTCGCTCGCGGCGACGGCGCCGATAACATCACCGAGATGGTGGAGGCGGGCAGCCGCAACGTCGTCTCCTTCCTGGCAGGCGTCAGCGCCGACCAGTTGTGGTTCCGCCAGGTGGGCGCGAACCTTGAAGTGAGCACCATCGGCACGGCCGACAGGATCACCATCAATGGCTGGTATAACGCCGGCTCGCCTCCTCGCATCGATGAATTCCGCACAGCCAACGGCCGCGTGCTGCTGGGAAGCGACGTGGAAAACCTGGTGCGGGCGATGGCCGTCCTGGTGCCGCCGCCGGCGGGCCAGCTGACCTTGCCGGCCGGCATCGCCGCCGCGCTGGCACCAGCGCTGGCGCAGAACTGGCGCACGGAAGGGCCGAACCAGCCGACCAACGGCACTTTCACCGGCACGGCGAACCCGGACATCATCAAGGGCACGGCGGGCGCCGACGTGATGGCCGGCCTGGGCGGCGACGATATCTATTACGTCAACCATGGCGGCGACGCTGTCGTCGAACAGGCGGGCGGCGGACGCGACACAGTCTACACCACCGTCAATCACACCCTGGCCGCCAACGTGGAAGAGGTGCATGTCAGCGCCGCCGGCCTGACGGTGACGGGCAACGGCAACGCGAACGTCTTCCACGTCGATGCCGCCGGCGGCAATGTGCTGCGCGGCGTCGGCGCGAACACTTCGGCCACCTATGCCGCGTCCAAGGCTGGCGTGACGGCCGCCATGATCGCCGTCAACGGTGACGCCACGGCGCGCCCGGGCAGCGATGTGCTGGTCAATATTTCCAACGTGACAGGCAGCGCCCATGACGACGTGCTGTCAGGCAACGAACTGGCCAACACCCTGTCCGGCGGCCTCGGCAACGATACCTTGCAAGGCGGCAAGGGGGACGACGTGCTGACCGGCGGCCTGGGCGACGATATCTATGTCTTTGCGCGCGGCGACGGCGCCGACGTCATCGCCGAGCCCTCGGCCGACGCCAATTACGACAGCATCGCCTTTTTGGCCGGCGTGAACATCGACCAGCTGTGGTTCCGCCAGGTGGGCGCGGATCTGGAAGTGAGCACCATCGGCACGACGGACAAGATCACCATCCGCAGCTGGAACGCGGCTGCGCCGAACATCGAGGAATTCCGCACGGCCGCCGGCCACGTCATGCGCGGCGCCGACGTGCAGCTGCTGGTGCAGGCGATGGCGAACCTGACGCCGCCGCCGCTGGGCCAGTTGACCCTGCCGGCCGCCACGGCCGCTGCCCTGGCGCCCGTGCTGGCCCAGGCCTGGCACTTCAACGGTCCCACGCAGCCCACGGGGCAGCACTTTGTCGGCACGGCGAACGCCGATGTCATCAACGGCACGGCCGGCGCCGACCTGCTCGAAGGCTTGGGCGGCGACGACACGTATTACGTCAACCACAGTGGCGACTTCATCGTCGAGCGGGGCAACGGCGGCAACGATACCGTCTACACCAGCGTCGATTACACGGTGGCCGACAATGTCGAATACGTGCGCCTCGCCTCTGCCGGCCTGAAGGTGACTGGCAGCGCCTATAACAACAACGTCTTTTATGTCGATACCCCCGGCGGCAATGTGCTCGATGGCGCCGGTGCCGGCAACTCGGTCACTTACAGCGGCGCCAGCACAGGCGTGACGGCCGTCTTCGCGCCCGTTGGCGGTCCCTTGACCGCGCGTCCCGGCGTAGACGTGCTGTCCAATTTCGGCATGCTGTTCGGCAGCAAGTTCGACGATGTGCTGATCGGCAATGAGCTCAAGAACATTCTCTTTGGCGGCTTCGGCAATGATATCTTCCAAGGCGGCAAGGGCGGTGACACTCTGGCCGGCCTCGCGGGCGACGACACCTATATCTTCGCCCGCGGCGACGGCGCCGACATCATCGCTGAGACGGAGGAGGCGGGCAGCCATGACGTCGTGTCTTTCCTGGCCGGCATCAGCGCCGAGCAGCTGTGGTTCCGCCAGGTGGGCGCCAACCTGGAAGTGAGCACCATCGGCACCACGGACAAGATCACCGTGAATAACTGGTTTGCCGATACGGCCGTGCGCATCGAGGAATTCCGCATGGCCGATGGCCGCGTCTTGTTGGGTAGCAATGTGCAAAACCTCGTGCAAGCGATGGCTAGCCTGACGCCGCCGCCGGCCGGCCAGCTGACCTTGCCTGCCGGCACGGCAGCCATCCTGGCGCCGGCGCTGGCGCAGAACTGGCGTGCCGCGCAGCAATTTGGCGCGGCCAGCCAGGGCGGATCCGCTGCCTGGCAAGCCGATCCGGCGCATCTGGTGCAAGCGATGGCCGGCTTTGCCGTGCCCGCGGCCGCATCGGCGCCCTGGTCCGGCCACGGCAACCCGTCGACGCAGATCCAGCTGGCGGCAGCGCAATGACCGCTTACGTTGATCGCTTGAGCACGTAGTTCCACCCCCGCGCAGCCGGGCCGGCCTTGCACGTGCCGGCCCGGCTGCGCCATTGATTTCCGACATGATCCGATGACCGTACTTCCATATCGCCACGCCACTTCGTCCACCGAACCCGCGCCCGACACGGGCCTGCTGTCGCTGCTGCTGATGGCCAGCCTGCACGGCATCGCCGCCGACGGCGCCCAGCTCAAGCACGCTTTCGGCCAGGCCGTGTTCACGCGCCAAACCGTCCTGCTGGCCGCGAAAGGGCTGGGCTTGACGGCCAAGCTGGTGCGCCAGGCGCCCGAACGGCTGGCGCAAGCGCCGCTGCCCGCCATCGCCATCGGTCACGACGGGCGTTTCTTTATTCTCGGCAAGGTCGACAGCAGCGACGGCGCCGTGAGCAAGGTGCTGATCCAGCATCCGGGCCAGCCGCCGCAGATCCTCGGCCGCGACGCTTTCCTCGCCGCCTGGTCGGGCGAACTGATCTTTTTTACCAGCAAGGCCAGCTATGCGGGCGAGACGGCCCGCTTCGACTTCAGCTGGTTCATCCCCGCCATCGTCAAATACCGCAGGCTGCTGGGCGAAGTGTTGCTCATTTCCTTCGTGCTGCAGCTGATCGGCCTGGCCACGCCCCTGTTTTTCCAGGTGGTGATGGACAAGGTGCTGGTCAACCACGCCATGCAGACCCTGAACGTGGTGGCCATCGGCCTGGTCTGCGCCATCGTCTTCGAGGCGGCGCTGGGCCTCATCCGTACCTATGTTTTCGCGCGCACCAGCAGCAAGATCGACGTGGAACTGGGCGCGCGGCTGTTCCGCCACCTGCTGGCCTTGCCGATCGCGTATTTCCAGGCGCGCCGCGTGGGCGATTCCGTGGCCCGCATCCATGAACTGGAAAACATCCGCTCATTTCTTACCGGCAACGCCATGACCCTGGTGCTCGACCTGCTGTTTTCCTTCATCTTCATCGCCGCCATGCTGTGGTACAGCGCGGCGCTCAGCGTGGTCGTGCTCGCGTCTATCCCCGTCTACGCGGTCCTGTCGATGCTGCTCACGCCCGTGCTGCGGGGGCGCTTGAACGACAAGTTCAACCGCAGCGCGGAAAACCAGTCTTTTCTGGTTGAAACGATCAGCGGCGTCGACACGGTCAAGGCCATGGCCGTCGAGCCGCGCTGGCAGCAGCAGTGGGAAAAACAGCTGGCCGGCTATGTGTCGGCCGGCCTGTCGGCGAACAATATCGGCATGCTGGCCAGCGGCGGCGTCACCCTGGTGAGTAAACTGGTGACGGCGGCCATCATGTGGTGGGGCGCCACGCTCGTCATCGACGGCAGGATGACGGTGGGCGAGCTGGTGGCCTTCAATATGCTGGCGGGGCAGGTGGCTTCGCCCATCCTGCGCCTGGCGCAGCTGTGGAACGATTTCCAGCAAGTGGGCATCTCCATGAGCCGTCTGGGCGACATCCTCAACGCCCGTACGGAAGCAGGCAGCCAAAACGCGGGCAACCAGAAGGCGCGCCTGCCGCGCATCGCCGGCGCCATCGACTTCCAGCAGGTGGGTTTCCGCTACCGACCCGACGCGGCCGAGGTGCTGCGCGAGGTGACGATCGCCATCGCGCCCGGCGAGGTGATCGGCATCGTCGGGCGCTCCGGCTCGGGCAAGAGCACCCTGACGCGGCTGGCGCAACGTCTGTACATCCCCGAGCGGGGCAAGGTGCTGATCGACGGGCAGGATATCGCCGTCATCGACACGGCCTCGCTGCGGCGCCAGATCGGCGTGGTGCTGCAGGAAAACATCCTGTTCAACCGCTCCGTGCGCGACAACATCGCCCTGAGCGACCCGGCGCTGCCCATCGATGCGGTCATCGCCGTGGCGAAACTGGCGGGCGCCCACGATTTTATCTGCGAACTGCCGGAAGGCTACGACACCATGGTGGGCGAACACGGCACGGGCCTGTCGGGTGGCCAGCGCCAGCGCATCGCCATCGCCCGCGCCCTGATCGGCGACCCGCGCATCCTGATTTTTGACGAAGCGACCAGCGCGCTCGACTACGAGTCGGAAAAGATTATCCAGGACAATATGCGCGGCATTTGCGCGGGACGCACCGTGCTGATCATCGCCCACCGCCTGTCGGCCGTGCGCGAAGCCAACCGCATCGTCGTCATGGAGCGGGGGCAGGTGGCGGAACTGGGCAGCCACGACGCGCTGCTGAAGCGGCCGGGCGGCATCTACGCCCATTTGTACAGCCTGCAGCAGGGTACGCACGGAAGCGCAACAGGGGACGCAACATGAGCGCCGGCCACCGTCTCGCCGCGTATGGCGAGCTGTTCAAACGCTATGGCCAGGTGCTGCGGCACAGCTGGCAAAGCCGCGCCACGCTGGGCGGCCCTGTGCTCAGCGAAGACGAGGCGGCCTTCCTGCCGGCCGCGCTGGCGCTGCAGGAGCGGCCCGTGTCGCCGTCGTTGCGCCTGACTGCCAGGGTGCTGATGCTGCTGGTCGGCTGCGTGGTGCTGTGGGCCGTTTTTGGCCGGGTCGACATCATCGTCCATGCGGCGGGCAAGATCATTCCATCCGGTAACACCAAGACCATCGCTTCCGTCGACGTGGCTGCCGTGCGCGCCCTGCATGTGCGGGAAGGGCAGGCCGTGCAGGCGGGCCAGCTGCTGGTGGAACTCGACAGCCGGGGGCCCGACGCCGAGCGCGACAAGGCGGCCGGCGACGCCGTGGCGGCCGCGCTGCAGGTGGCCCGCGCGCGCGCGCTGATCGCCGCCGTCGACACCCTGACGATGCCGAAGCTGGCGGCGCCGGACGCGATCCCGGCCCTGGAGCGCGCCGCCGCGCAAGCGCACGTGGATGGCCAGTACGCGAGTTTTCGCGCCAGGCTGGCGCACCTCGACGGCGAAATCGCCCGCTACGCGCAGGCGCTGCCATTGGCGGCCCAGCGGGCCGGCGATTACCGGGCGCTGCTGGCCACGCGCGACGTGGCCGAACACGCATGGCTGGAGAAGGAACAGGCGCGCATCGACCTGGCCGGCCAGCTGGCGTCGGCCCGCAGCGAGCGGGCGGCCCTGGTGGCGCAGACGAGGAAAGACGCCTACGACGCGCTGGCGGAAGGGGCGCGAGTGGCGGCCGCCAGCGGCCAGGACGCGCGCCGCGCGGGCGCCCGCGGCAGCCTGCTGCGCCTGACGGCCCCCGTCGACGGCACGGTGCAGCAACTGAAACTGCACACGGTGGGCGGCGTGGTCCCGGCCGCGCAGGCGCTGATGCAGATCGTGCCGCGCCAGGGCAAGCTGGAAATCGACGCCATGCTGGAAAACCGCGACGTGGGTTTCGTGCAGGCAGGGCAGGCGGTCGCCGTCAAGATCGACGCCTTCGACTACACCAAGTATGGCACCGTGCCCGCCGTCGTCAGCAGCGTCTCGCGCGACGCCATCGAGGATGAAAAGAAGGGGCCCGTCTACGCCGTCAGGATCACCTTGCGCCAGCCGGCCATCGTCATCGACGGCAGATTGGTGCCGCTGTCGGCCGGCATGGCCGTGCGCGCGGAAATCCGCACGGGCACGCGCAGGGTGGTCGAATACGTGCTCTCGCCGCTGGTGCGGCACCAGAAGGAGGCGCTGCATGAACGCTAGGCACGCCGCCATTTTCTTCGCCGCCGGTTTGTTCCTGGCCGCCGCGCCAGTCCGGGCGCAGATGCTGGACGCCGCGCCATGTCCATCTACCTATGAAGCCGCAGTCCCATTGACCCTGCCGGCGGCCGTCGACCTGGCCCTGTGCCGCAACGCGCAGGTGCACGGCGCCTGGGCCGGTATCCGGCTGCAGGCGGCCGGCGTGGGCGAGGCCAGGGCGGCCTATCTGCCCACCCTGAATGGGGGGCTGAGCCGGGTGCACGACCGCACGGCCTATCCGGGCGCGGACACGCCTTCCGGCAGCCTGAACAGCAATACGGGTTCGCTGAGCCTGTCCTGGCGCCTGTTCGACTTCGGCGGGCGCGCGGCGGGCCATCGTTCCGCGCAAGCCATGCTGGACGCGGCCCTGGCCAACCGCGACGCCGTGCTACAAAAGACCCTGGCGGCGACGGTCAGCGCGTATTTCGAGGCGCAGACGGCGCGCGCCAGCGTGCGCATGCGGCAGGAATACCAGGCGCTGGCCAATGAAACGGTGCAGGCCACGCAGCGCCGCGCCCAGCGGGGTCTCGGCTCGCACAGCGACACCCTGCAGGCGGCCAGCGCCCTGGCCAAGGCGGCCCTGGGCGCCAGCCGCGCCGACGGCGAGTTCCACAAGGCCCGTGCCGTGCTGGTCTACACGCTGGGCTTGCCGGCCGATGCGGGCGTGATCCTGGACGACGACGCGGACGGCGCGGCGGCGGGCCTGCGCGAGGGGTTGCAAGATGAGCTGCACGCCTGGCTGGCGCTGGCCCAGGCGCGCCACCCGGCCATCCTGGCGGCGCAGGCGCAGCTGGCGGCGGCGCGCGAACGGGTGGAGATTGCCCGCTCGGAGGGCCGCCCCAGCATCGATCTGACGGCCAATCTCTACCAGAACGGCCGGCCCAACCAGGGCTTGTCGCCGGCTTCCACGCGCGAAACGCTGGTGGGCATCTCGCTCAACATCCCCCTGTTCGACGGCTTTGCGCGCCACTACAAGGTGCGCGGCGCGCAGGCGCAGGCGGGGCAAAGGGAAGCCGAGGCTGAGGAAGTGCGGCAGCAGACCCTGATGGAACTGGTGAAAACCCATGCGGAGGCCAGCATGGCGCTGGCCAACCTGGCCGCGTCGCAAGCGTGGCTGGATGCGGCGCAGGACGCGCTGGCCAGCGTGCGGCGCAAGTTCGGCCTGGGCGCGGCCGATATCCTGGAAATGCTGAACACGCAGTCCGCGCTGCTCGAGGCGCAGCAGGAGCGCATCCGTTGCCAGGCGGAATGGCGCTCGGCCCGGCTGCGGCTGCTGGCCAGCGCCGGCATGCTGGCGCGCGACGACGTCGCGCAAGGGGGAGGCAAATTGCGCGCCCCGGCGGCGCAATAATGACTATATTGGTGGCGGTCCTTCCCGCACAGGGAAGGCGTTCCTGTTTCGGACTAGGGAGACATCATGCACAGCGTACAAAAGATTACCCCATGTTTATGGTTCAACGGCAACGCCGAGGCGGCGGCCCGGTTTTATATGGAAATATTTCCCAATTCGAAGATCGGCCAGATCCTGCGTTATGGCGAGGAAGGCAAGGAAATCCACGGCCAGGAGCCGGGCAGCGTGCTGACGGTGGCCTTTGAGCTCGATGGCCAGACGTTTACGGGCTTGAACGGCGGGCCGCAATTCCAGTTTTCCGAAGCGATCTCGTTCCAGGTCAATTGCGAAACCCAGGATGAAGTCGACCACTACTGGAACCTGCTGTCCCGGGGCGGGCCGCCGGAAGCGCAGCAATGCAGCTGGCTCAAGGACCAGTTCGGGGTGTCGTGGCAAATCGTGCCCACCCTGATGATCAAGCTGCTGGGCGACCCCGATCCCGTCAAGGCCGGGCGTGTGATGAAGGCCATGATGGGCATGAAAAAAATCGACATCGAGCAGATCAAGCGGGCGTACGCGGGCTAGCCCGCCACGCGGGGCAGGGGGCGCACGCCAGCGGCGCACCCTGTCCAAGATGGCCGGCATTTGCTATAGTTCCGGCCATCTTTCCATTGCCAGATTGACCCTGCCCATGACTATCAGCACCAGCAACACCATCGCCCCGCGCACCTTCGGCACACCGCTGTCTTCCACCGCCATCAAAGTCATGCTGCTGGGTTCCGGCGAACTGGGCAAGGAAGTGATCATTGCGCTGCAGCGCCTGGGCGTGGAAGTGATCGCCGTCGACCGCTATCCGAACGCGCCGGGCCACCCCGTGGCGCACCGCTCGCACGTGATCGACATGAGCGACGGCGTGGCGCTGGCCGCCCTGATCGACCTGGAAAAGCCGGATTTGATCGTGCCGGAAATCGAAGCCATCGCCACCGACACCCTGGCGGCGCTGGAAGCTGCCGGGCAGATCACCTGCATCCCGAACGCGCGCGCGGCCGTGCTGACGATGAACCGCGAAGGCATCCGCACCCTGGCGGCCGAAACCCTGGGCGTGGCCACGTCGCCATACCGCTTCGCCAGCAGCCTGCAGGAGTTGCAGGCCGCTTGCCAGGAGATCGGCTTCCCGTGCGTGGTGAAACCCGTGATGTCGTCGTCGGGCAAGGGCCAGTCCAAACTCGATGGCGCCGCTGACGTGGACGCCGCATGGGCGTATGCGGCCAGCGGCAGCCGGGTCGATACGGGCCGCGTCATCGTCGAAGGCTTCATCGACTTCGACTACGAAATCACCCTGCTGACGGTGCGCGCCGTCGGTGCTTCGGGGCAGATCGAAACGCAGTTCTGCGAGCCGATCGGCCACTTGCAGGTACACGGCGACTACGTGGAATCGTGGCAGCCGGCCCGCATGGCGCCGCTGGCACTTGAGCGTTCGCGCGAGATCGCCCGCAAGGTGACGGACAACCTGGGCGGCCTGGGCCTGTTCGGCGTGGAGCTGTTCGTCAAGGACGACATGGTGTGGTTCTCGGAAGTGAGCCCCCGTCCGCACGACACGGGCATGGTCACGATGGCCAGCCAGGTGCAGAGCGAATTCGAGCTGCACGCGAAAGCCATCCTCGGTTTGCCCGTCAACGTGGCGCTGCGTTCGCCCGGTGCCTCGGCCGTCATCTACGGCCAGCTGGAAGCGAAAGGCATCGCCTTTGAAGGCGTGGCCGACGCCTTGAAGGTGCCGGGCGCCGATTTGCGCCTGTTCGGCAAGCCGGAATCGTTCGCCCGCCGCCGCATGGGCGTGGCGCTGGCCACGGCCGACGATATCGACACGGCCCGCCAGCGCGCCGTGCTGGCCGCGTCGAAAGTCAAGCCGGTGGCCCGCTGATGGCCCTGGCGGCGCACGCCAGCCTGCCGCTGGCTGACGCCGGCGGCGACGACATCAAGCGCAAGCTGCGCGGCCACATCGCGCGGCGCAACCTGGCCGGCGCCGCCAACGACTGCAAGTGGAACGAACTGCTGGCCTTCATGCGCGGGCGGACCGACTGGGTGCCGTCGTACCGCTACGGTTCCGTGTCCGGCTACGTGTCGCGCTGGGACACGGAGTGGGATTACCACCCGCCGTTTCCGTTCATGGGCGTGGAATGGTTCGACATCAGCCTGTACTCGGAAGAACACGTGGCCATGCTGCTGCCGAAGAAAATCATCGACCATGGCGTGTGGATCGTGCCGGAGCTCCAACGCATCGGCTTCGATTTCGAGGTGCGGGACCGGGTGGCGCGCATCTGGGGCTATCTGCCCCGTTCCTACCATGACTTCCCGCCTGCCGACTAATTCAATGAGTATTGATATGCCTGACAACGATATTCCACAAGTACCGCAACCGGACGACGCCGTCGTCGGCAAGGAAGCGGGCGCGCAGATGCTGGTTGCGGCCTGTGCCGCGCGCGACGCCTTTTATGCCACCCTGGGCACCGTAGACACCGACGTGCTGGCGCCGCTGGTCAACCCGGCCTTCATGGGAGGCCCCCGCTGGCCATCGCTGCGCCAGGCCTGGAGGGTGATCCGCCGTGCCGATACCATCATCATCGCCAGCGATGGCTTGAGCGATCCGTTCGAGGATGACGACGACGTGTTTGTGCCGCGCGGCCACCTGCTGGAAGTGTGCATCGAGGCGCCGCTGTCCGCCTTTGACGGCAAGGACGTGGCGCATTCCTGGCTGTTCGACCTGATCTACCAGGTCAGCCAGAACGTGGCCGACCATGGCTCCATCGACTTGCTGGTGCAGCGCCACGGCAGCGTCTCGATGGTGCTGGACGTGCGCGATGCGCCGGCAGGCCTCGAAGACGAGGACGAACAGGTGGGCGTGCTGCTGGCCCAGGGCGCAAGCAGCATCGCGCCATCGTTCGATACGCCATATGGCGAAGTGA
This window of the Janthinobacterium agaricidamnosum genome carries:
- a CDS encoding HlyD family type I secretion periplasmic adaptor subunit; its protein translation is MSAGHRLAAYGELFKRYGQVLRHSWQSRATLGGPVLSEDEAAFLPAALALQERPVSPSLRLTARVLMLLVGCVVLWAVFGRVDIIVHAAGKIIPSGNTKTIASVDVAAVRALHVREGQAVQAGQLLVELDSRGPDAERDKAAGDAVAAALQVARARALIAAVDTLTMPKLAAPDAIPALERAAAQAHVDGQYASFRARLAHLDGEIARYAQALPLAAQRAGDYRALLATRDVAEHAWLEKEQARIDLAGQLASARSERAALVAQTRKDAYDALAEGARVAAASGQDARRAGARGSLLRLTAPVDGTVQQLKLHTVGGVVPAAQALMQIVPRQGKLEIDAMLENRDVGFVQAGQAVAVKIDAFDYTKYGTVPAVVSSVSRDAIEDEKKGPVYAVRITLRQPAIVIDGRLVPLSAGMAVRAEIRTGTRRVVEYVLSPLVRHQKEALHER
- a CDS encoding type I secretion system permease/ATPase, translating into MTVLPYRHATSSTEPAPDTGLLSLLLMASLHGIAADGAQLKHAFGQAVFTRQTVLLAAKGLGLTAKLVRQAPERLAQAPLPAIAIGHDGRFFILGKVDSSDGAVSKVLIQHPGQPPQILGRDAFLAAWSGELIFFTSKASYAGETARFDFSWFIPAIVKYRRLLGEVLLISFVLQLIGLATPLFFQVVMDKVLVNHAMQTLNVVAIGLVCAIVFEAALGLIRTYVFARTSSKIDVELGARLFRHLLALPIAYFQARRVGDSVARIHELENIRSFLTGNAMTLVLDLLFSFIFIAAMLWYSAALSVVVLASIPVYAVLSMLLTPVLRGRLNDKFNRSAENQSFLVETISGVDTVKAMAVEPRWQQQWEKQLAGYVSAGLSANNIGMLASGGVTLVSKLVTAAIMWWGATLVIDGRMTVGELVAFNMLAGQVASPILRLAQLWNDFQQVGISMSRLGDILNARTEAGSQNAGNQKARLPRIAGAIDFQQVGFRYRPDAAEVLREVTIAIAPGEVIGIVGRSGSGKSTLTRLAQRLYIPERGKVLIDGQDIAVIDTASLRRQIGVVLQENILFNRSVRDNIALSDPALPIDAVIAVAKLAGAHDFICELPEGYDTMVGEHGTGLSGGQRQRIAIARALIGDPRILIFDEATSALDYESEKIIQDNMRGICAGRTVLIIAHRLSAVREANRIVVMERGQVAELGSHDALLKRPGGIYAHLYSLQQGTHGSATGDAT
- a CDS encoding TolC family protein gives rise to the protein MNARHAAIFFAAGLFLAAAPVRAQMLDAAPCPSTYEAAVPLTLPAAVDLALCRNAQVHGAWAGIRLQAAGVGEARAAYLPTLNGGLSRVHDRTAYPGADTPSGSLNSNTGSLSLSWRLFDFGGRAAGHRSAQAMLDAALANRDAVLQKTLAATVSAYFEAQTARASVRMRQEYQALANETVQATQRRAQRGLGSHSDTLQAASALAKAALGASRADGEFHKARAVLVYTLGLPADAGVILDDDADGAAAGLREGLQDELHAWLALAQARHPAILAAQAQLAAARERVEIARSEGRPSIDLTANLYQNGRPNQGLSPASTRETLVGISLNIPLFDGFARHYKVRGAQAQAGQREAEAEEVRQQTLMELVKTHAEASMALANLAASQAWLDAAQDALASVRRKFGLGAADILEMLNTQSALLEAQQERIRCQAEWRSARLRLLASAGMLARDDVAQGGGKLRAPAAQ
- a CDS encoding VOC family protein, whose translation is MHSVQKITPCLWFNGNAEAAARFYMEIFPNSKIGQILRYGEEGKEIHGQEPGSVLTVAFELDGQTFTGLNGGPQFQFSEAISFQVNCETQDEVDHYWNLLSRGGPPEAQQCSWLKDQFGVSWQIVPTLMIKLLGDPDPVKAGRVMKAMMGMKKIDIEQIKRAYAG
- the purT gene encoding formate-dependent phosphoribosylglycinamide formyltransferase, giving the protein MTISTSNTIAPRTFGTPLSSTAIKVMLLGSGELGKEVIIALQRLGVEVIAVDRYPNAPGHPVAHRSHVIDMSDGVALAALIDLEKPDLIVPEIEAIATDTLAALEAAGQITCIPNARAAVLTMNREGIRTLAAETLGVATSPYRFASSLQELQAACQEIGFPCVVKPVMSSSGKGQSKLDGAADVDAAWAYAASGSRVDTGRVIVEGFIDFDYEITLLTVRAVGASGQIETQFCEPIGHLQVHGDYVESWQPARMAPLALERSREIARKVTDNLGGLGLFGVELFVKDDMVWFSEVSPRPHDTGMVTMASQVQSEFELHAKAILGLPVNVALRSPGASAVIYGQLEAKGIAFEGVADALKVPGADLRLFGKPESFARRRMGVALATADDIDTARQRAVLAASKVKPVAR